A genomic stretch from Arachis stenosperma cultivar V10309 chromosome 3, arast.V10309.gnm1.PFL2, whole genome shotgun sequence includes:
- the LOC130966112 gene encoding uncharacterized protein LOC130966112 yields the protein MLGLLETKREVITKYDVTRIWGSSAVGLEFVESVGAAGGLLLMWDDLFFQKRNCYKGERWLCIEGVLTTMKFHCALCLVYGAYGREGKRVVWEELSYIAGLCQVPFCLFGDFNEILQVEDRKEVNSLPATAEEFKEWVQDMQLIDLPLSDRKFTWFRGQSCSRINRVLINIKWAEKVPDIRLKGGPRGLSDHCPLIVEDARVRGGPRPFRSLDSWFTHVGFLRMVKTEWRSLGDAPFPCKLKALTTRLKKWHKDNFSDMDKRLMMFEDEIKKLDTMDS from the coding sequence ATGCTAGGTTTGCTCGAAACGAAGAGGGAGGTGATTACTAAATATGATGTTACACGAATTTGGGGAAGTAGTGCTGTTGGGTTGGAGTTTGTGGAGTCTGTAGGGGCAGCCGGGGGCTTACTGCTAATGTGGGATGACTTGTTTTTTCAAAAGCGTAATTGCTATAAAGGGGAGAGGTGGTTATGCATTGAAGGAGTGTTAACAACGATGAAGTTTCATTGTGCGTTATGCTTGGTGTATGGGGCGTATGGTAGGGAGGGGAAGCGAGTGGTTTGGGAAGAGCTGAGTTATATTGCGGGGCTTTGCCAGGTTCCTTTCTGCTTGTTTGGCGACTTTAATGAGATATTGCAAGTGGAAGATCGCAAAGAGGTGAATAGTTTGCCGGCAACAGCAGAAGAGTTTAAGGAGTGGGTACAGGACATGCAGTTAATAGACCTACCCCTTTCGGACAGAAAATTCACTTGGTTCAGGGGGCAATCATGTAGCAGGATCAACAGGGTTCTGATTAACATCAAATGGGCTGAGAAGGTTCCTGATATTCGCCTCAAGGGGGGCCCAAGAGGGTTGTCCGATCACTGCCCATTGATTGTGGAAGATGCAAGGGTAAGAGGAGGCCCTCGTCCTTTCAGAAGTCTGGATTCCTGGTTCACGCATGTGGGCTTTCTGCGGATGGTCAAAACTGAATGGAGAAGCCTGGGAGATGCTCCATTCCCATGTAAACTGAAGGCATTGACTACACGGTTGAAGAAGTGGCACAAGGATAATTTCAGTGATATGGATAAGAGACTGATGATGTTTGAGGACGAAATAAAGAAGCTTGATACTATGGATAGTTAG